From a region of the Drosophila ananassae strain 14024-0371.13 chromosome XL, ASM1763931v2, whole genome shotgun sequence genome:
- the LOC6504099 gene encoding hapless 2 yields the protein MKLLLPSLLLMILPILVSGYRYSPSYYYNYNNEIPYQEEESFQESEDSPSEDSSNCEGGDDPILPEPPYLLTTLPPPVPTCRPAGGCGSEMQGDGSREGYGSGTRGGGGGVGGGACGGGPGLGGYGGSDACNDLADKLNPRMKATSIAQNAAQVAKAANEAQMAAAQDASRQVKMQLAEKAMAAARAAEAIMEGKQAMVDNYARELREAEAVVAQVGVSLECSESSAEGAFAAAKEAENEATTFKALLDSWKTTLNDVEGLLEQANADLEEKNQMLTAARARGEHLTQQVAIARQDYEQVKEAAYRAASAAVEARQKASMSTCQQQQFPPPKPCGGLGAGSGGGVPGFQDSEDSMIPRDMPDEAPRPAGGAPCPSRYGGAGGEILSSIYEAPPTGGASCHALLDLYRQRRRQQMRMRRQQLRKKQKRARKLKGRNHREYGDNLINRRSIYDFVDGY from the coding sequence ATGAAGCTATTGCTCCCATCACTTCTACTGATGATCCTCCCGATCCTGGTGTCCGGCTACCGTTATTCTCCCAGCTACTactacaactacaacaacgaGATACCCTACCAGGAGGAGGAGTCGTTCCAGGAGAGCGAGGACTCGCCCTCGGAGGACAGCAGCAACTGCGAGGGGGGCGATGATCCCATACTCCCCGAGCCCCCCTATCTCCTTACCACCCTCCCGCCGCCAGTGCCCACTTGTAGGCCAGCGGGGGGGTGTGGATCGGAGATGCAGGGAGATGGGAGCAGGGAGGGATATGGCAGTGGCAcgagaggaggaggaggaggagtgggAGGAGGAGCCTGCGGAGGAGGACCTGGTCTTGGCGGCTATGGCGGTTCGGATGCCTGCAACGACCTGGCCGATAAGCTGAATCCCCGAATGAAGGCCACCTCCATAGCCCAGAACGCCGCCCAGGTGGCCAAGGCCGCCAACGAGGCCCAAATGGCCGCCGCCCAGGACGCCTCCCGTCAGGTGAAGATGCAACTGGCCGAGAAGGCGATGGCCGCCGCCCGTGCCGCCGAAGCCATCATGGAGGGGAAACAGGCCATGGTGGACAATTATGCTCGGGAGTTGCGGGAAGCGGAGGCGGTGGTGGCCCAAGTGGGCGTGTCCCTGGAGTGCAGCGAGTCGAGTGCCGAGGGCGCCTTTGCGGCGGCCAAGGAGGCGGAGAACGAGGCGACCACTTTTAAGGCGCTCCTGGACAGCTGGAAGACCACCCTGAACGATGTGGAGGGACTGCTGGAGCAGGCCAATGCCGATCTGGAGGAGAAGAATCAGATGCTGACGGCGGCGAGGGCGCGGGGGGAGCATCTCACCCAGCAGGTGGCCATTGCCCGGCAGGATTACGAGCAGGTGAAGGAGGCAGCCTATAGAGCTGCCTCTGCAGCGGTGGAGGCACGCCAGAAGGCCTCCATGTCCACctgccagcagcagcagtttcCACCGCCCAAGCCATGCGGCGGTCTGGGGGCGGGCAGTGGCGGGGGGGTTCCAGGATTCCAGGATTCCGAGGATTCCATGATTCCACGGGATATGCCAGATGAGGCACCACGTCCAGCGGGTGGTGCTCCCTGCCCTTCCAGATATGGAGGAGCGGGAGGGGAGATACTCTCCTCCATTTATGAGGCGCCACCAACGGGGGGCGCTAGCTGCCACGCCCTCTTGGACCTGTaccggcagcggcggcggcagcagatGCGGATGCGACGCCAGCAGCTGCGGAAGAAGCAGAAAAGGGCCAGGAAGCTCAAAGGACGGAACCACAGGGAGTACGGCGATAATCTGATCAACCGGAGATCCATCTACGACTTTGTGGATGGCTACTGA